The Flavobacterium marginilacus genome window below encodes:
- the fsa gene encoding fructose-6-phosphate aldolase codes for MKFFIDTANLAQIKEAQALGVLDGVTTNPSLMAKEGITGKNNILKHYVDICNLVDGDVSAEVNALDYDGMIKEGEELADLHDQIVVKLPMTKEGVMAAKYFSDKGIKTNVTLVFSVGQALLAAKAGATYVSPFVGRLDDISTDGLNLISEIREVYDNYGYETEILAASVRHTMHIVNCAKLGADVMTGPLSAIYGLLKHPLTDIGLAQFVADFEKGNK; via the coding sequence ATGAAATTTTTTATTGATACAGCTAATTTAGCTCAAATTAAAGAAGCACAGGCATTAGGCGTTTTGGATGGAGTTACTACAAATCCATCATTGATGGCTAAAGAAGGAATTACAGGAAAAAACAATATTTTGAAGCATTATGTTGATATCTGTAATTTGGTTGATGGTGATGTAAGTGCTGAAGTGAATGCTTTGGATTATGACGGAATGATTAAAGAAGGTGAAGAATTAGCTGATTTACATGACCAGATCGTTGTTAAATTACCTATGACAAAAGAAGGTGTAATGGCAGCTAAATATTTTTCTGATAAAGGAATTAAAACCAATGTTACTCTTGTATTCTCTGTAGGTCAAGCTTTATTGGCTGCTAAAGCAGGTGCTACTTATGTATCTCCTTTTGTTGGCCGTTTGGATGATATTTCTACTGATGGTTTAAATTTAATCAGTGAAATTAGAGAGGTTTATGATAACTATGGTTATGAAACTGAAATATTGGCAGCTTCTGTGCGTCATACTATGCACATTGTAAACTGCGCTAAACTTGGTGCCGATGTAATGACAGGACCTTTATCTGCAATTTATGGTTTGTTGAAACACCCGTTAACAGATATTGGATTGGCTCAGTTTGTTGCTGATTTCGAAAAAGGAAATAAATAG
- a CDS encoding SDR family oxidoreductase has product MSKVVLITGGSSGIGKSIGEFLHHKGFVVYGTSRNPDKIVNSVFPLIALDVRNADSIHLAAAKVIAISGKLDVVINNAGVGITGPLEEIPMEEIKNNFETNFFGPIEVIKAVLPQMRSQQSGLIINITSIAGYMGLPYRSVYSASKGALELITEALRMEVKPFGIQITNIAPGDFATNIAAGRFHAPVIEGSAYETSYGNNLKTMNEHVDSGSNPNVMAEAVYAVIQNPSPKIHYKVGAFTQKFSIVLKRILPDQVYEKMLMNHYKL; this is encoded by the coding sequence ATGAGTAAAGTTGTTTTAATTACAGGAGGATCATCAGGTATTGGGAAATCTATTGGTGAATTTCTGCATCATAAAGGATTTGTGGTGTACGGAACCAGCAGAAATCCTGATAAGATTGTAAATTCTGTTTTTCCTTTAATTGCCTTGGATGTCAGAAATGCAGATTCTATTCATTTGGCTGCAGCCAAGGTTATAGCAATTTCTGGGAAACTGGATGTTGTAATTAACAATGCAGGAGTTGGTATTACCGGGCCTTTGGAAGAAATTCCAATGGAAGAAATCAAAAATAATTTTGAGACTAATTTCTTTGGTCCAATTGAGGTTATTAAAGCTGTACTGCCACAAATGCGTTCGCAGCAATCCGGGCTGATTATTAATATTACTTCAATAGCGGGGTATATGGGACTGCCGTACCGCAGTGTTTATTCGGCATCAAAAGGAGCTTTAGAGTTAATAACTGAGGCTCTGCGCATGGAAGTAAAACCATTTGGAATTCAGATCACAAACATAGCTCCTGGAGATTTTGCTACAAATATCGCTGCAGGTCGTTTTCATGCGCCGGTAATCGAAGGTTCGGCTTATGAGACATCATACGGGAATAACCTAAAAACTATGAACGAACATGTAGATAGCGGCAGTAATCCTAATGTAATGGCGGAAGCGGTTTATGCGGTTATTCAGAATCCAAGTCCAAAAATTCATTATAAAGTAGGCGCTTTCACGCAGAAGTTTTCTATTGTATTAAAGAGAATTCTGCCTGACCAAGTGTATGAAAAAATGCTTATGAATCATTATAAATTATAA
- a CDS encoding glutaminyl-peptide cyclotransferase → MKKHNLLIAILLGTSLIGCGDTKKGENSLFTIDDSAFPAHFTTPESVSIGILNPNSKEIDSIAYFVNDKKVGSTKGTEKFKFELKDQKLGYQFLKATIYFGSDSSDATKRIELVSNVTPKLLNYKIVNTYPHDTASFTEGLEFHNDTLCESTGQKGTSYFRKYDYKTGKIYKQIDLDSIYFGEGITFVNGKLYQLTWLEKTGFVYDAKTLKLEKTFTYDKDIEGWGMTNDGTYIYQTDKTEKIWKMDPKTQKMIDYINVYSGESKIKAINELEWINGKIYTNVFEKDAIAVVDPKTGAVEGILDMSGLRKLVKVTDGDVLNGIAYNPKTKTIFVTGKNWNKMFEITVSE, encoded by the coding sequence ATGAAAAAACATAACTTATTAATTGCCATTTTATTAGGAACCTCATTAATTGGGTGCGGAGATACAAAAAAAGGTGAAAATTCTTTGTTCACTATTGATGATTCTGCTTTTCCTGCTCATTTTACCACTCCAGAATCAGTTTCTATTGGAATTTTAAATCCAAATTCGAAAGAAATTGACAGCATTGCTTACTTTGTAAACGACAAAAAAGTAGGAAGCACTAAAGGTACTGAAAAATTTAAGTTTGAATTAAAAGACCAAAAATTAGGATATCAATTCCTGAAAGCAACCATTTATTTTGGCTCAGATTCATCAGATGCAACTAAAAGAATAGAACTAGTATCAAATGTCACCCCAAAATTATTGAATTACAAAATCGTTAATACTTACCCACACGATACGGCATCGTTTACTGAAGGTCTAGAATTTCACAATGATACTTTATGTGAAAGTACGGGACAAAAAGGAACCTCCTATTTTAGAAAATACGATTATAAAACCGGTAAAATTTACAAGCAGATTGATTTAGATTCAATATATTTTGGAGAAGGAATCACTTTTGTAAATGGTAAATTATATCAATTAACATGGCTGGAAAAAACTGGTTTTGTATATGATGCCAAAACATTGAAACTTGAAAAAACATTTACTTACGATAAAGACATTGAAGGCTGGGGAATGACAAATGACGGAACATATATTTACCAAACTGACAAAACTGAAAAAATCTGGAAAATGGATCCAAAAACCCAAAAAATGATTGACTATATCAATGTATATTCCGGTGAATCAAAAATCAAAGCCATCAATGAACTGGAATGGATCAACGGAAAAATCTACACCAATGTTTTCGAAAAGGATGCCATTGCAGTTGTAGACCCTAAAACAGGTGCTGTTGAAGGAATTCTAGACATGTCAGGACTGCGTAAATTAGTAAAAGTCACAGATGGAGACGTTTTAAACGGAATTGCTTATAACCCAAAAACTAAAACCATTTTTGTTACTGGAAAAAATTGGAACAAAATGTTTGAAATAACGGTTTCTGAATAA
- the hutI gene encoding imidazolonepropionase: protein MITLITNIKELLQVRESSVLKVSGAEMAVLPTIKNAFLLLKDDLIADFGSMDNLPKMSADTTIDAAGKIVLPSWCDSHTHIVYAGSREQEFVDRINGMTYEEIANRGGGILNSAKKLNETSEEDIFNQSKARLEEVIQLGTGAVEIKSGYGLTVEGELKMLRVIQQLSKNYPITIKATFLGAHAFPSAFKNNKKGYIDSIINEMLPEIAKNKSADFIDVFCETGYFSAEETEQIMEAGIQFGLKPKIHVNQFNSIGGIQAGIKYNALSVDHLEIMNTEDIEALKNTETMPVALPSCSYFLSIPYTPARQMIAAGLPLALATDYNPGSTPSGNMNFVVATACIKMKMTPEEAINAATLNGAYAMGISNTHGSITIGKKANLIITKKIPSYYQLPYAFGSNLIDCVILNGKKYL from the coding sequence ATGATTACTCTTATTACCAATATAAAAGAACTACTTCAAGTCAGAGAAAGTTCTGTTTTAAAAGTTTCCGGAGCAGAAATGGCTGTTTTGCCAACAATCAAGAATGCTTTTTTACTCCTTAAAGATGATTTGATTGCCGATTTTGGTTCTATGGACAATTTGCCAAAAATGTCCGCAGATACTACTATTGATGCTGCTGGAAAAATTGTTCTCCCGTCTTGGTGTGACAGCCACACCCATATTGTGTATGCGGGCAGCCGCGAACAGGAATTTGTAGACCGCATAAATGGAATGACTTATGAGGAAATTGCAAATCGTGGTGGCGGCATCTTAAATTCAGCAAAAAAACTAAACGAAACTTCTGAAGAAGATATTTTCAATCAATCCAAAGCTCGGTTGGAAGAAGTAATTCAGCTGGGAACGGGAGCAGTCGAAATTAAATCTGGATACGGATTAACTGTTGAAGGAGAACTCAAAATGCTTCGCGTAATTCAGCAGTTATCTAAAAACTACCCCATAACAATAAAAGCAACTTTTCTTGGCGCACACGCCTTCCCCAGCGCTTTTAAAAACAATAAAAAAGGATACATTGACAGCATTATAAATGAAATGCTTCCAGAAATTGCCAAAAACAAATCAGCCGATTTTATTGATGTATTTTGTGAAACCGGTTATTTCTCAGCTGAAGAAACAGAACAGATTATGGAAGCAGGAATTCAATTTGGCCTAAAGCCAAAAATCCATGTTAATCAATTCAATTCAATTGGAGGAATTCAAGCTGGTATTAAATATAATGCTCTTTCAGTAGATCATTTAGAAATCATGAATACCGAGGATATTGAAGCTTTAAAAAACACTGAAACAATGCCAGTTGCTCTGCCATCCTGTTCTTATTTTTTAAGCATTCCTTATACTCCCGCTCGCCAAATGATAGCTGCTGGTCTTCCTTTGGCACTGGCAACAGATTACAACCCTGGTTCTACTCCATCTGGAAACATGAATTTTGTAGTCGCGACCGCCTGCATCAAAATGAAAATGACACCCGAAGAAGCTATTAATGCTGCAACCCTTAATGGAGCTTATGCGATGGGGATTTCAAATACCCACGGAAGTATTACAATAGGAAAAAAAGCGAATCTGATTATAACAAAAAAAATCCCGTCCTATTATCAATTGCCTTATGCTTTTGGAAGCAATTTAATTGACTGCGTGATATTAAATGGAAAAAAATATTTATAA
- a CDS encoding formimidoylglutamase, which translates to MEKLITFSINDLAKVTNHRSGEIKFGEKILVVPKDTDPIDFIKNSEAKFVLFGIPEDIGVRANYGRPGAASAWQSAIQSIANIQHNRFSKGNQIIVLGHLNVQSEMKEVENLDFNDIDDRSKLSQLVERIDKEVSHIICKIIQAGKIPIVIGGGHNNSYGNIKGAALAKGKAINAVNFDAHSDFRILEGRHSGNGFSYAYEEGFLKKYFIFGLHENYTSKSVLDIIKKIEDRVRYNTYDSVNIRKEKVFSDEMANALDFIKNDPFGIEIDLDAIPNIASSAMTLSGFSIEELRQFVSFFAKNKNAAYLHICEGAPDLGEDKNNHLIGKLIGYLVTDFMKSHNSIEA; encoded by the coding sequence ATGGAAAAACTTATTACATTCAGTATTAACGACCTAGCAAAAGTAACCAATCACAGAAGCGGTGAAATTAAATTTGGCGAGAAAATACTTGTTGTTCCCAAAGATACAGACCCTATCGATTTTATAAAAAACAGTGAAGCCAAATTCGTTTTATTTGGAATTCCTGAAGACATTGGAGTCAGAGCAAATTATGGAAGACCTGGAGCAGCATCTGCCTGGCAGAGTGCGATACAAAGTATTGCAAATATTCAGCATAACCGTTTTTCAAAAGGTAATCAAATTATTGTTTTAGGACATTTGAATGTTCAGTCTGAAATGAAAGAGGTAGAAAATCTTGATTTTAATGACATTGATGACCGGTCAAAATTAAGCCAGTTAGTAGAACGAATTGACAAAGAGGTTTCCCATATTATCTGCAAAATCATTCAGGCCGGAAAAATCCCGATAGTAATTGGCGGAGGACACAATAATTCCTATGGAAATATAAAAGGAGCCGCTCTGGCAAAAGGGAAAGCCATAAATGCTGTCAATTTTGATGCGCATTCTGATTTCAGAATTCTGGAAGGCCGTCATAGCGGTAATGGATTCTCATATGCTTATGAAGAAGGCTTTTTAAAAAAATATTTCATTTTTGGTCTGCATGAAAATTACACCTCCAAAAGTGTTTTGGATATTATAAAAAAAATTGAAGACCGGGTTCGATACAATACTTACGACAGCGTTAACATCAGAAAAGAAAAAGTTTTTTCTGATGAAATGGCAAACGCTCTTGATTTCATTAAAAATGATCCTTTCGGAATTGAAATTGATTTGGATGCGATTCCAAATATTGCAAGCAGTGCAATGACTCTAAGCGGTTTTTCAATTGAAGAGCTTCGTCAGTTTGTTTCATTTTTTGCCAAAAATAAAAACGCAGCTTATCTGCATATTTGTGAAGGAGCTCCTGATTTAGGAGAAGACAAAAACAATCATTTAATTGGAAAACTAATAGGATATTTAGTAACTGATTTCATGAAATCTCATAATTCAATTGAAGCCTAA
- a CDS encoding DEAD/DEAH box helicase, whose protein sequence is MLFEDLSLSKSIQKAVFEEGYTEATPIQEQSIPIVLAGKDLIGCAQTGTGKTAAFAIPIIHQLHRIVGSSKKAKVVRALVVTPTRELAVQIGQSFDTYGKYTNLTQLTLFGGVSQNPQVDALKNGVDIVIATPGRLLDLHKQGFIDLNHLHTLVLDEADQMLDMGFVNDVKKIVKLTPKNRQTLFFSATMPIAIRELAEMFLTDPETVTVSPVSSTAENVEQRIYFVEKSEKRNLLYHLIKNENLSNVLIFSRTKHGADNVVKALRKKDIPAEAIHGDKSQNARQRVLDAFKNKEVGVLVATDIAARGIDIDQLPFVINFDLPNIPETYVHRIGRTGRAGNGGIAISFCSKDEKDYWKDIQKLIKVNVETIDNHPYPWHSGNPVADSNPPKNSNRSGGAHKSRKSNASKQNKKRWY, encoded by the coding sequence ATGTTATTCGAAGATTTATCACTTTCAAAAAGTATACAAAAGGCCGTATTTGAAGAAGGCTATACAGAAGCAACACCTATTCAGGAACAATCAATACCGATTGTATTAGCCGGAAAAGATCTGATTGGCTGTGCGCAGACCGGAACTGGAAAAACTGCTGCTTTTGCAATTCCTATCATCCATCAATTACACCGAATCGTAGGCTCATCAAAAAAAGCAAAAGTAGTCCGTGCACTTGTTGTAACGCCTACAAGAGAATTAGCCGTTCAGATTGGACAGAGTTTTGACACTTACGGCAAATATACTAATCTGACGCAGTTAACGCTTTTTGGAGGTGTATCACAAAACCCGCAGGTTGATGCCTTAAAAAATGGAGTTGACATCGTAATTGCAACGCCAGGACGCTTATTAGACCTGCATAAGCAAGGTTTTATCGATTTGAATCATCTGCATACTTTGGTATTGGATGAAGCCGATCAGATGCTTGATATGGGCTTTGTTAACGATGTCAAAAAAATTGTAAAGCTAACGCCAAAGAACAGACAGACTCTTTTCTTTTCGGCAACAATGCCAATCGCAATCAGAGAATTAGCCGAAATGTTCCTGACAGATCCTGAAACAGTAACTGTTTCTCCTGTTTCATCAACTGCCGAAAATGTGGAACAGCGTATTTATTTTGTTGAAAAATCAGAAAAAAGAAATTTATTATACCACCTGATTAAAAATGAAAATTTATCAAATGTTCTAATTTTCTCCAGAACAAAACATGGTGCAGACAATGTTGTTAAAGCTTTGAGGAAGAAAGATATTCCTGCCGAAGCCATTCATGGTGATAAATCACAAAACGCAAGACAGCGTGTATTAGACGCATTTAAAAACAAAGAAGTTGGTGTTCTTGTAGCCACAGATATTGCAGCGCGAGGAATTGATATTGACCAGCTGCCTTTTGTAATCAATTTTGACCTGCCTAATATCCCTGAAACTTATGTTCACCGAATTGGCAGAACTGGACGCGCAGGAAATGGCGGTATAGCAATCTCTTTCTGCAGTAAGGATGAGAAAGATTACTGGAAAGATATTCAAAAACTTATAAAAGTAAATGTTGAAACTATAGACAATCATCCTTATCCGTGGCATTCTGGAAATCCTGTTGCTGACAGCAATCCTCCTAAAAATTCAAATCGAAGCGGAGGTGCTCACAAATCCAGAAAATCGAATGCTTCAAAGCAAAATAAAAAACGCTGGTATTAA
- a CDS encoding response regulator codes for MPPIRIVLLFILWFNFLGTALIGQTQLPAKKEINGLIKSATKLRESGDFEKSLLISRLALQKAIYIKDNLLIAENYNNVAANFNALAEFDKAIFYYDKALSHADLTQNDTIKQRINNNLGNMYCFEKKNYNKGILHYRRAIEYSKKIADSSQTAFTNLNLTWALFDIGKFKEGEQSLKIINSYYKKHKNNFVVVVLNMLNGMYCNYKNEDKKADFHFQKAIRLGKELNEKSDLSFSHLEYSKLLLKQKKYKEAYENLQVYTRLNEEIYAEEKLEKANVEGINFQLDEYKRTIDKIENEKDLQFQSLKKSRIIVLLFIIATFVLLLFLNSLIKNNRFRLKSNADLLLANQELVIANKKAEESALLKTQFISTISHELRTPLYGVVGIADLLLEEHKELEKSPHLNSLKFSARYLLSLVNDILQINKIEENKIVLDQMIFNLTDELYMIKNSLSFISKKNNNKIYIDVDPLIPESLIGDKLRFAQILMNLVSNALKFTKNGKVEIIAKQIQTVGEINSIEIKIKDNGIGIAPLDQGKIFDKFVQVGRKELDYQGTGLGLSIVKRLLELFGSDIIVESELGKGTSFTFCVDFECNSEKTNEMINNIQVDLNSNQIFKVLVVEDNHINQLITKKTMEKNNYSCKVVDDGFMALEILGQEEFDIILMDINMPLMNGFETSRRIRQEGIETPIIALTAFDKNEITDEAIAAGINDIIVKPFESVQLFKVINCHILKFKTIV; via the coding sequence ATGCCCCCAATAAGGATAGTTTTATTATTTATTCTCTGGTTTAATTTTTTAGGAACAGCTTTAATTGGACAGACTCAACTGCCTGCTAAGAAGGAAATTAATGGGTTAATTAAATCTGCGACAAAGTTAAGAGAATCTGGAGATTTTGAAAAATCTTTATTGATTTCCAGATTGGCTTTGCAAAAAGCGATTTACATAAAAGACAACCTTCTTATTGCTGAAAATTATAATAATGTTGCAGCCAATTTTAATGCTTTGGCAGAATTTGATAAAGCTATTTTTTATTACGATAAAGCTTTAAGCCATGCAGATTTAACTCAAAATGATACTATAAAACAAAGGATTAATAACAATCTGGGAAATATGTATTGTTTTGAAAAAAAGAACTACAATAAAGGAATTCTTCATTACCGCAGAGCAATTGAATACAGTAAAAAAATTGCAGATTCTTCCCAAACAGCTTTTACTAATCTCAATTTAACCTGGGCACTTTTCGATATCGGCAAGTTTAAAGAAGGAGAACAAAGTTTAAAGATAATTAATTCATATTATAAAAAACATAAAAATAATTTTGTAGTAGTAGTGCTTAATATGCTTAACGGTATGTACTGCAATTATAAAAATGAAGACAAAAAAGCAGATTTTCATTTCCAGAAAGCGATTCGGCTTGGTAAGGAACTCAATGAAAAATCAGATTTGTCATTTTCTCATTTGGAATATTCTAAGCTTTTATTAAAGCAGAAAAAATATAAAGAAGCCTATGAGAACCTGCAGGTCTATACACGTCTTAATGAGGAAATTTATGCTGAAGAAAAATTAGAAAAGGCAAATGTTGAAGGGATTAATTTTCAGCTGGACGAATACAAACGAACTATTGATAAAATTGAAAATGAAAAAGACCTGCAGTTTCAGAGTTTAAAAAAATCAAGAATCATTGTTTTACTTTTTATAATTGCGACTTTCGTTTTATTGCTTTTCCTGAATTCATTAATTAAAAACAACAGGTTTAGATTAAAATCAAATGCCGATTTACTGCTTGCAAATCAAGAACTGGTTATTGCTAATAAGAAAGCCGAAGAATCAGCTTTGCTGAAAACACAGTTTATATCCACGATAAGCCATGAATTAAGAACTCCCTTGTATGGCGTTGTTGGTATTGCTGATCTGCTTTTGGAAGAGCATAAAGAGCTTGAAAAAAGTCCGCATTTAAATTCTTTAAAATTTTCTGCACGCTATTTATTGTCATTGGTAAATGATATTCTGCAGATTAATAAAATTGAAGAAAATAAAATAGTTTTGGATCAGATGATATTTAATCTGACTGATGAATTATATATGATTAAAAATTCATTATCATTTATTTCCAAAAAAAACAATAATAAAATATACATTGACGTTGATCCATTAATTCCTGAAAGTTTAATTGGCGACAAACTTCGATTTGCTCAAATTTTGATGAATTTAGTTAGTAATGCATTAAAGTTTACAAAAAATGGAAAGGTTGAAATAATAGCAAAACAAATACAAACTGTAGGAGAAATAAATTCTATTGAAATTAAAATAAAAGATAATGGAATAGGTATTGCTCCTTTGGATCAAGGTAAGATTTTTGATAAGTTTGTTCAGGTAGGCAGGAAAGAGCTCGATTATCAAGGAACTGGGCTAGGGTTGTCTATTGTGAAGAGACTGCTGGAACTTTTTGGCAGCGATATTATTGTTGAAAGCGAATTGGGAAAGGGAACAAGTTTTACCTTTTGTGTTGATTTTGAATGTAACTCTGAGAAGACTAATGAAATGATAAATAATATACAAGTTGATTTGAATTCTAATCAAATCTTTAAAGTGCTCGTAGTTGAGGATAATCATATTAATCAATTGATTACCAAAAAAACTATGGAGAAAAACAACTATTCCTGCAAAGTTGTTGATGATGGTTTTATGGCTTTGGAAATTTTAGGCCAGGAGGAGTTTGATATTATTCTAATGGATATTAATATGCCTTTGATGAATGGATTTGAAACTTCCAGACGAATAAGGCAGGAAGGAATTGAAACGCCTATTATTGCATTAACGGCTTTTGATAAAAATGAAATTACTGATGAAGCAATAGCAGCAGGAATAAATGATATCATTGTAAAACCGTTTGAATCTGTTCAATTGTTTAAAGTTATAAATTGTCACATTCTAAAATTCAAAACAATAGTTTAG
- a CDS encoding dicarboxylate/amino acid:cation symporter: protein MTTIETKKVSFFKGLTGQILIAMLLGAVLGIIIHNSVALETTKEFSTKIKMLATVFIRLVQMIIAPLVFTTLVVGIAKLGDIKAVGRIGGKALGWFFTASFFSLLIGMLYVNLLQPGVGLNLSNVDMASVTDVTAKTQSLSFENFIEHIVPKSLFEALAANEILQIVIFSIFFGLAAASMGEQAKPIIDFLDRSSHIVLKMVNYVMKFAPIGVFGAIAGVFAVRDFQELAITYFKFFGSFLIGIGTLWLVLIVIGFIFLGNRMKVLLKHIISPLIIAFGTTSSEAVFPKLTEELEQFGVKDKIVSFMLPLGYSFNLDGSMMYMTFAGIFIAQAYGVHLDYPTQFTMLFVLMLTSKGIAGVPRASLVVVAATCGMFKIPVEGIALILPIDHFCDMFRSATNVLGNALATSVVGKWEDEK, encoded by the coding sequence ATGACTACAATTGAAACCAAAAAAGTATCTTTTTTTAAAGGATTAACTGGTCAAATCCTTATTGCAATGCTCTTAGGAGCGGTATTAGGTATTATAATTCATAATTCGGTCGCTTTGGAAACGACCAAAGAATTTAGTACCAAAATAAAAATGCTGGCTACTGTATTTATCAGGCTTGTGCAGATGATTATTGCACCGTTAGTTTTTACCACTTTGGTAGTAGGAATTGCAAAATTGGGTGATATAAAAGCAGTCGGCCGAATTGGCGGAAAAGCACTGGGATGGTTTTTTACCGCTTCTTTCTTTTCATTGTTAATAGGAATGCTGTATGTGAATTTATTACAGCCGGGTGTTGGGTTAAATCTGTCCAATGTCGATATGGCAAGTGTTACAGATGTAACCGCAAAAACTCAGAGTTTGTCTTTTGAAAATTTCATTGAGCATATAGTTCCTAAAAGTCTTTTTGAAGCATTGGCAGCTAATGAAATTTTACAGATCGTAATTTTTTCAATATTCTTTGGTTTGGCTGCGGCTTCAATGGGAGAGCAGGCAAAACCGATTATTGACTTTTTGGACAGAAGCTCACATATCGTTTTAAAAATGGTGAATTATGTGATGAAATTTGCACCAATTGGAGTTTTTGGAGCAATTGCAGGCGTTTTTGCTGTTAGAGATTTTCAGGAACTGGCTATTACTTATTTCAAGTTTTTTGGTTCTTTTCTTATTGGTATTGGTACGTTGTGGCTGGTTCTTATTGTTATAGGATTTATTTTTCTGGGCAATAGAATGAAAGTATTATTGAAACACATTATCAGCCCATTGATCATTGCTTTTGGAACTACAAGTTCTGAGGCAGTTTTTCCTAAACTTACCGAGGAATTAGAGCAGTTTGGAGTGAAAGATAAAATTGTTTCTTTTATGCTGCCTCTGGGATATTCTTTTAACCTTGACGGAAGTATGATGTACATGACTTTTGCAGGTATTTTTATTGCCCAGGCTTATGGAGTTCATCTTGACTACCCAACCCAGTTTACGATGCTTTTTGTATTGATGTTAACCAGTAAAGGAATTGCCGGTGTTCCAAGAGCGAGTCTGGTAGTTGTTGCGGCAACCTGCGGTATGTTTAAAATCCCCGTTGAAGGTATTGCATTAATATTGCCTATAGATCACTTTTGTGATATGTTCAGGAGTGCTACAAATGTTTTAGGAAATGCCTTAGCCACATCTGTAGTGGGTAAATGGGAAGATGAAAAGTAA
- the aroC gene encoding chorismate synthase: MAGNSYGTLYRVTTFGESHGEALGGIIDGCPSGIQLDFDAIQFEMARRKPGQSAIVTQRKEPDDVQFLSGIFEGKTTGTPIGFIIPNTNQKSDDYSHIKDNYRPSHADYVYDKKYGFRDYRGGGRSSARETASRVVAGAIAKQMLPEIKFNAYVSSVGPIFLEKEYHELDFSKIESNPVRCPDEESAAVMEEYIRQIRKEGDTVGGTVTCVIQNVPIGLGEPVFDKLHAELGKAMLSINAVKGFEFGSGFEGVKMKGSEHNDLYNSDGTTKTNRSGGIQGGISNGMDIYFRVAFKPVATIMQKQDSLDNQGNITEMTGKGRHDPCVVPRAVPIVEAMAAMVIADFFLLSKTYL, encoded by the coding sequence ATGGCAGGAAACAGCTACGGAACACTATATAGAGTAACCACTTTTGGAGAATCACACGGAGAAGCATTAGGCGGAATTATAGATGGTTGTCCATCGGGAATACAACTGGATTTTGATGCAATTCAATTTGAAATGGCTAGAAGAAAACCAGGTCAGTCCGCAATAGTTACACAGCGTAAAGAACCAGATGATGTACAGTTTTTATCTGGAATTTTTGAGGGGAAAACTACTGGAACACCAATCGGTTTTATTATTCCGAATACCAATCAGAAATCAGACGATTATTCCCATATCAAAGATAATTACAGACCAAGTCATGCTGATTATGTGTATGATAAAAAATACGGTTTCCGTGATTACAGAGGCGGCGGAAGAAGTTCTGCCCGCGAAACGGCAAGCAGAGTGGTAGCTGGGGCTATTGCAAAACAGATGCTGCCTGAAATAAAATTCAACGCTTATGTCTCTTCTGTTGGTCCAATTTTCTTGGAAAAAGAATATCACGAATTGGATTTTTCAAAAATTGAGAGCAATCCTGTTCGCTGTCCAGATGAAGAATCGGCAGCGGTTATGGAAGAATATATCCGCCAAATCCGTAAAGAAGGAGACACGGTAGGAGGTACGGTTACCTGCGTAATCCAAAATGTGCCAATCGGTCTTGGTGAGCCTGTATTTGATAAATTGCATGCCGAATTAGGAAAAGCAATGCTTTCTATCAATGCCGTAAAAGGTTTTGAATTTGGAAGCGGTTTTGAAGGCGTTAAAATGAAAGGAAGCGAGCATAACGACTTGTATAATTCTGACGGAACTACCAAAACTAATCGTTCTGGCGGAATCCAAGGCGGTATAAGCAACGGAATGGATATTTATTTCCGAGTTGCTTTCAAGCCGGTGGCCACGATAATGCAAAAGCAGGATTCATTAGATAATCAAGGAAATATTACCGAGATGACTGGTAAAGGGCGTCACGATCCTTGTGTTGTTCCCCGTGCAGTACCAATTGTAGAAGCTATGGCAGCAATGGTTATAGCAGATTTTTTTCTTTTGAGTAAAACGTACTTGTAA